A window of Dehalococcoidia bacterium contains these coding sequences:
- a CDS encoding response regulator transcription factor: MSGRKILVVDDDVKTVTLVKMYLERDGHSVLTAYDGPAALRIFRERQPHLVLLDVMLPGLDGVEICRILRAESDIPIIMLTARTRDEDKMTGLDTGADDYVTKPFSPGELAARVRAVFRRLPAERGPAEIRYGGFYLNFPKREVLLNEKKLSLTSVEFKILAAFLREPGRVFDRVEIIDKAFGYDFESFDRAIDVHIHNLRRKIEPDPKRPRYIRTVYGAGYKLSEE, encoded by the coding sequence ATGAGCGGCAGAAAAATTCTCGTCGTTGACGATGATGTCAAGACAGTTACCCTGGTAAAGATGTACCTGGAGCGGGACGGCCATTCGGTACTGACCGCTTACGACGGTCCTGCAGCATTGCGCATATTCAGGGAACGGCAACCGCACCTTGTCCTGCTGGATGTCATGCTGCCCGGCCTGGACGGCGTCGAGATATGCCGCATACTGAGGGCGGAATCTGATATACCTATCATCATGCTTACTGCGAGAACGCGCGACGAAGATAAGATGACCGGCCTGGATACCGGGGCCGACGACTATGTAACCAAACCATTCAGCCCGGGAGAGCTGGCCGCCAGGGTGCGCGCTGTCTTCAGAAGGCTGCCGGCGGAACGGGGTCCGGCCGAAATCAGATACGGCGGTTTTTACCTGAACTTCCCCAAAAGAGAGGTGCTCCTGAACGAGAAAAAACTCAGCCTGACATCGGTAGAATTTAAAATACTGGCTGCCTTCCTGCGTGAACCGGGCCGCGTATTTGATCGTGTTGAAATCATAGATAAGGCTTTCGGATATGACTTCGAAAGCTTTGACCGGGCTATCGACGTTCATATACATAACCTGCGCCGTAAAATCGAGCCCGATCCGAAACGACCCAGATATATCAGGACAGTTTACGGGGCGGGATA